Within the Eucalyptus grandis isolate ANBG69807.140 chromosome 1, ASM1654582v1, whole genome shotgun sequence genome, the region TCCTTTTTGTAAGAAAGTAACTTCACTTcatattcttatttgaaaaatccctttttttatatatgcatGTAAGATTTTCATCCCTGGAAACAATTTCCTTGAGattcatgttcaagccacaagaaatGTCTTGTCAAACAAGCATTGCACCACAcgactttttgggaaaagtgAGCAGACAAGGAACTTGGACATTAATACAGAGAATGCTAACACaactaagaagaaaaaaaatagacatCAATACCCAGTTAGCTTAAGATTCAGGTGTAAGGTAAACCATTCGTCGCTATTGTCTTCTCTGTAAACTTCATGACCCGTTCTATAATTTCGTGGAAGAACATCGATTACGACAAATGGTGATGAACAAATATCGAGATGGGACTTGATCTTCCACATCGCAGGACTACTACTACTCTGTAGAGCAGTGGaactaaaagaaagaacagaaatcgaTGCGACGCCTTGGTAAATAGTTCTTGAGGTCCAGTGATAACGGTCTAGCTGAAAGAATGGTGTGTACCTGTGTGACCTAGAATGACAAACTTCATCTGCAGAACACTTTAATTCGACAGCCACAGCCTCGAGCAATGATTAACCCGTGCTTAGTTCTTGCCATCTTCCTCCTATAATGAATGACATTACGGATGAAGACGAAAGCTTCCCAGCAGAAAAGAGCAGAAACGTGAAGATGAATGCAGCGAGACATGCATAATTTGAAAGGAGAGAGCCGCCTTGCTTGCACTTCCGCATGACCTCATCAAGAATCACTTTTCATATAGTCACATATGATTTCATCTCACATGAAGTCGTTCCAGATAAGGAAAAAAACGTTACAATGAAGTTACACCCCCCAAAACAAAGATtatgagaagaaagaaagaaagagagagaactgctaagtacaaaaagaaaacaatctaAGGTGACCCCCTCTTCTACCAAAAATTTCCTTACATCATGAATGAAGAAATGAGGCTGTACAAACAACTTTCAAATAGACAACTGCGATCGACGACCATACAATTCAACTGGCGGACTGAGAGGTTTCTTCTTTCGAACATGTCCCACCTTCTTGAAAAGGAATCTGGCGCCAATTTGAGGCTGCAGAACAGGTAGGATTGatcctttatggaaaatatCACAAGGCTGCCGAATTACCAATGGCAGTTATGCTAGATATGCCAGCTGAGGAAGAATTTGAGGATGAGCCTGCAAGCTCAGGACATGGTTCAGGAAGCACAGATGACGAAGAACCCGAAACATCGGAACAAATCCAAGATGTCACTGAACCAGAGTTGAGGGACAAGGAGATATTAGACAAAGAGATGGAAGTGAATGGAGATTCGCTAATTCCTGTGAAATTTCCAGCAACCGTGATGCTTCTTCCCACCACATTCTTTAAAGTAATGTAGCGCAAAACTGGGAGAGCATTTGGATCGAAATTTTCATCCGGATGAGACCCAAAGTGACCCTTTGCACCAAATGCTATGTGGACGTCATCCATGTCAACATCAGATACAGTTATGTCTTCGATGTAGCCGCCTCGGCCCCGTGTTGTTCGGAATTCTACGCCACTTGATGAGCTGTATATGCTGACATGATTCACGTGGACATCGGAAATCCCACCAGACATCTCGCTACCAAAGGCAATCGCAGCCCCGGAGTATGACTGCAAGTACGCCCGCCTAATGTAAACGTGAGAGGTGGGCCTGCTGTAGGAAATTCCATATTCATCCCATCCACTCTTGAGCGAGATGGAGTCATACCCCATGCTAATGCTGCAATCCTCTATGCATACATTGTCTGAGGAATCTGAAATTTTTCCATGAAGAACAAAATATATCAGTTAATTTGTATTGACATTAATTATCAGGGTATACCAAACAGATTTAACCGAATAATGGGCTTGGCAGTTGAAGAGTTTGCTGTGGCCAGAAGTATAAGCCCCGATTGAGGGAGAGGGAAAGGagggcaaaagaagaagattatacGAAATGCATGATTAGGTCTTGTGCATAAACTCTCAGAACAGAAGCAGCTACATCAATTATCAAGTTTTCCAATGTCACcggattttcttcttctctccatgagatccccaaaaaaaaaaaaaaaaaaaaaaaaaaaaatgtttctcaTAGGAGTAAAAAGCATCTTGGAATTGTTTCAAAGACATGTCCAACTTGCTTTTGGCAAAGAATGAAGAACTTAACCAACTGCCAGTGTTACTCTAGCGAAAGATTCAGACAATCATAACCATTGCCTTCACTAAGTTAACCCATTACAGACTTGGGAACTGATAAAACTTACTGCATAATGCAGAGGTATATTAAAGACTGAAGCAATTGTTCAGCTATGCATTTTCCTTAGTCCAAACCACTGCGTCACTGACCTGGTACAATGCCAACAGTCTGAGGGGATTCTGGTGAAGCACTAATTGAAACATTCTGGATGTGCACATCACTGCATTATACCAAAGGAATGATGATAAATTTCATATGCacaactaaaattaaaaaagtgatGGGTGACATATCAACAATGGGGCTCTCACAAGCATACCTGCAATAGACTGGATGGATGTTATAGGCAGGAGCGTTCAAGAATGTAATGTTTGACACCACTACATGTTTTGCCTCTACAAATTCCACAAGATGAGGGCGACTGTAGTTCAAGGAGTGACTGGTGAATAAATCCCACCAAAATGAGCCTTGACCATCAATTGTTCCATTATCACCTAGAGCATTTATAAATCAATGGATTGCTTGAATGAGGCTTGGTACTAGCATGTGCAAACAAACTATAGCAGCAGCAGGCAAAGTGAAGAATCTGAGTACCTGTTATCACCACATCACGCAACCCATACGCATTTATCAAGCTTCGGTATCTTCTTCCTGGAGTTTCTATCCCGCGTCCATAAGATGGGAGAGGTTCCACAATATCCCAGTGAGATGGGTCCTGAATACGTGAGCGAGACAATGCATCATGCAAGATTTAATATTGCTTTTTGCTCATTACACTCAAAGTAAGAACATCAAAGCATCAGCAAATTTTACCTGAGATGCAAGAACCGTGGCCCCTCTTTCCAAGAAGAGAGTGAGATGGCTAGTGAGGTTAAAACTTCCAGTGAGCCACCTCCCAGGAGGCACGTAAAGCTGAGCGCCTCCCTTGTCAGCAAAGGACTTGAGGTAGAAAATGGCATTCTGGAAGGCAACGGTGTTTAGAGTTTTCCCGTCTCCAACAGCCCCAAACTCCGTTATAGACACACTATGCGGTCTTGGATCCAAATTCAATGCCAGTTTATACTCACATTGCCTATCACTATCTCCTCCTCTTGTACTCACGGCATTGCTCAGTGCCAGAAGCAAGAGCAATGCTCCTGAAAGGCACAAATGATTCACGGGAAATTAAAAACTGAGTATATTGtcagaaactttttttttttattttgcgaATGGATATAACTCATTTTTCCACACATACACAAGCATCAGATTCAGCAAGCCATCCCTGCTGATATGAATGAATCCAAAGGGTGGTAATTGCAAACTATATCAGCCCTCTAAATTTATGGTGAACTCCAGGAGAAACAATAACAGACACCGGATAGAAACATAGTCTGAGAGTACATCGGCCACTTCCACCGTACAACGCCAGTAATATTCAGCAAACAAGCAGCAAAATCGCTGTACGGGACAGATTCGAAGAAAATGTCCCAAGAAACGCAAAAACTGTAGAATCCAATGCAGGCAACCAGCCCAACCTGAACATCAGATTAGGAAAAGATCGAAACTCTAGAACAAGTAGACAAACCATCTCAGAGAGCAAGAACAAAGTGAAAGAGCACGAGTTGATGAAACATCCAACCAGTTATCGATACCACCaccaccaaagaagaagaagaagaagaagaagaacattatTGGAGCAAAGAACCAACGAGCATAGGCACGACTAGAAGTCCATCGAATTGCCATCTCTCAAACAAGTACGAACTTCGGCACGAACCCACAAGACTAAGGAAAGCAACCAAGCCATGCACAGTTCAAGGGAACCGAGAATCAAACAGAAACAGGGCCGGGAAGTCGGTTCGTCATTCGCAACAAGAAAGAGCGGAACTCGGACAAGTCCCGGAAAGCTAAAAATGGCGAAGACGTACTTACTAGCATCTTCCTCAGTCAAGAGAGCCTCCCCTGCAAACACGAAAGACGCCAAAGAGACGACGACAACGACAACAGAAGCCGATGCAGACAGACAATTTGCAGCAGtaacaggaggaggaggaggaggaggaggaggaggagaattcaAGAATCGCCCCCAggagagataaagaagaaaaaaaaaaaggaaaaacagggGTGGAGCTATTGGTGTTTGTATGTGAATCAATGGCATTGATGGCATATAAATGGGGACACATAAATTATTTCCCCAATGAGTCCGCACGAAGACAACGACAGCTTTCCCATGCAAATCAAGCTCGTCAAAACGAGAAGAAGGAATCTTATAATTCTGGCAAAGCCACACTAATTACCATTAATTATCACTAATTGCTCCTACTCCAGGGTCGACCATGATTAATAACGTCTCTCGCCGACAGATCTGCTGAAAacggaagaaagagaagagtgtcgttagagagagagagagagagactgtgtGTTCTGCGAGTGAGGTGAGAATTTTTACCGTGCAGCAGCAAGAacagggaaaaaggaaaacagagtACTCTGTTTTCGGCTCATATCTGTCAAAGTTGATTAGCTGTATAGCCTGTAATGACGACATTAAAAAAATGGTCAATTTAAATTCCcccaaatatataaataaataaaaacaccaGCCTAAATGGAATTTTAGGCCGGACTCGAGAAAAGATGAATTTAATTCGATTCGCGAAAAGATCATCCCTAATGTTATTTAATGACGTTTCAATGGCTCGACTTACTAGGCAATTTTgctttataaataatattattactTACTATTTAGCCGAAAATTCGATAGATGATTATAGTAATCTCGTCCGGATATATTCCATCTGAATTCAACgaaattatatgaaattaaaattaccGATCTAATCTCTTGGGATCTCGATCATGCCCCTTATAATCTATGccgatttttctaatttcgattTCAACTTTGCGACGGAATATCGGTGGCGACGAGGTTGGGACAAAATCATGATAAGGACGAGTACTTAGGGAGGGGCCTTGCAATTGTCACTGTGGAAGGGAAATTAATCATGACACGTGTCGAGCGGAAAGTTGGGTAGCACGGGGCGTTTGGTGCCGCCCCGGGTGATCAGGGGACGTGGGGAGGGGAATAaaaccctagagagagagagagagagagagagagaagcatgtGCGCTGACAGAGGTGAGTGGGACCCGCGTCCAATCATGGCCCAACGATGCTAGCCTGGCGTCAATCACATGACAGAACATACTAGttagagatagagagaagagagatcTCCACCGTCCATTTTCGCACTCCACaaattctttctcatttttaatagtttttttaatggTGACTGGGTGTCTTGAGCCCCCGAATCCTTGAGTTCCACGTCacctttttggcctttttttttttttcctcttcagaaaaatttaaaaaaatttaagaaaatgcgCGTTGTTGTGCTGTTATTGTGTAAAGTAGCGGGCATCACACCACGGGAGGTGAAAATGGGGCTAGGGGGAAGGCTGAGAATTGGGAATTTTTGTCGGTCAcatgaaatatattttgtctttttgcatGGAGGGTTATAACgttcacaaatatatatatataatttatgttATTTCTTCCATCACTCATTGGCTAAAAATTGTGGGTGACAGAGACCGACGCGAccctatttttatttcaatcaaattcatgCGTCGGATGCACCAACAACCTCTAATTTGTCGATTAGAGGCATTTCTTCAATTAGAGACAAGATGTACGTATTACCCCACTAGGAACTTGACATAGCCTAGTAGCATTTACACTGGACACACCCATTAAAAGCATATTTGGAACTTCTAGTCAAGACATGGGATTACACACGACTTTAATTGCGCACACTTGGATAGTGGGGAGATTTAAATGGCTccgtttatttcacaaaaaattaaaaatctattttcttataaatgatcatttatatcatttgaaataattaatcaatagaaaatatatttttgtcgaCCATAATTTTTATGAATAATACGAGggataatttttgaaaattatttatttttttgcgaaataagTTGAATCCTGGTGCACATGGAAAGAGATAGTTTTGATTCTTGAAGTGCTGATACTGGCCGAAGTTTTTATAATGGCGGTACGGAGTGGGATGAATGTAGAACACTAGAAGGTCAAAGAAAACAACAGCTCTCCCTTTGCCAGCCAAAAGGCAAAGGGAAAGAGTACTGTCACAGCGTCACGGTCGCAAAGCCTGCCAATTGCGACGGCGCAAGAACGGTAAAGAAGCCATCGCcaacctttttcttcttctcgtcTCGTCTCATCGACAGCTGGCCACCAGCCGTCTCTAACCTTTACACGAACGACTCACATTAGTCTCCTTCCTGGATACATTATGTGAAGAGATTTCTTGACCATTAGTATCTCGATAAAATTGTCAAGACAAGCTCACCAACTTCAGGATTTTCGAGTTTGCTGATTACTGAGAGTAATTGTCAATGTGAGTATTTCATAACCAACATGTGATCCAGGATTTTGTCTGAGAGTAATTGTCAATGTGGTATTTCATAACCAACATGCGATCCTTATCAATGCGGGGATATGTAGAGTGCGTTTAGCAACTTGTGAAAATAGTGtttgattatgttattttgttcccaataatagatttataatgaaaatcggtttggtaaatttttattttcataaacaaatttgttctcaaaaacaaatttggaacaaaatcaaaagtaaaaaaaaaaaaattgcttctttgcTTTAGAATAATTCCATAATTAAAGTCaacccaaatttatttttttctcttttctattcttcttttcttcttgttttcttcatttctcttcttcttccaccactATCGACATCCACTCTACCCGTCACTGACAACCAATTGGACAGTTTGACAAGCTCGCCAAGCCAGAGCAAGCTTGCTAGACCTCACCGAAGGTTTGCCTATGGCAGGTGGGCCTCGTCAGGCTCTCCCGGCCATCGGCAAGGCTGAGCCATGGCTAGATGAGACTTGACCTGGCCCTGTTGCCAAGGAGGCTCGACTAACGAGGCAGACGATGCTATGGCGAAGTCATCGGTCATCGCAAGGCCAGCAATTGGCCAAAGCTTGAAAAAGAAgacggaaaagaaaagaagaaaaagtgataaAATTAAGGAAAACTTTAGCCTCCACCGCTTCTTTCTCTTTCGAAAAAGAGAGCATATGGAAGTTTGAATTCAAGAACCAAGTTAAGGAAAACTTTTCAGATCCTAATTCAAAGAAGTGATATTTAAAAGCTTTATAAAAACCTCTCATAAAACCATGGTATACCCCCTGTTTTTCTCCACCCTTATTTGGAGGAGATTTGAAAAATCTCCAATCAATGGATTACAAATATGGGCATCCTCCACTATTTTGATATCAAATTTGCATTTATAACTTACCAATTGGAGGCAAATTAGCAAAAAATATGGTCTTTATAATGAATATCAATCGCATCAACCATTAAATGATGAGAGGGTAGAGGACGAGGTTGACCACATAGGCCTTAGACTGCGTTTAGCACTCTAATGTGAATTGGGTGTTTGAGAATGTCTTACgaatcaaataaatttgaattatccTGATAAAATGAAGGATGAAACGTTTGGGAGAAGGGGTGGGATAAAACCAAATTgggtaaaagaaatttttaaataataaccTAACGAAACAAGGACAAGTTGCCGCTTGTTCAAATTCACAATTTGTTCACAGGCTTGTACAAACCATAAGGTGCTAAAAGTTAAAATTCCGTAGTCATCTTGCAAAAGATGACAAACAAGCCGTGGCGCAAAAATCGGAGCGGAGGACATAGAACTCTCGAGGGGCGAGGTGAAGATGGTGATGGAAAGGTTGAGGATCTTTGGACGACCACAATGGCCTTAATCCTTAGATCTAGGGTTTTtccttttcgattttttaatctatttgaattttctaaaatttaagtgaattttcaaattttcggCTATGcaatttggttgatttttttagttacttttttaatcttatcctCAAGTGTACCTAATGCTTGATAGAAGTAGATATATATCCACATTAACCATTGAAGAGGTATTTTCATCTCACTTCATCTTAATCCCATCTCAATCCTCATGTTGACAACTAAACGTACCCGTGTggcatttatttgttaattgtATCAAGTGTTAAATGGTGAGGGAAAGGAAATGTTTTGCTCACTGATCCCCTCGATATGTCATTGTTGAAAAGGGAGGATCACCCTATGatataattcttttcttttcatagatCAACgtacacaatatatatatatatatatatatatatatatatatatatatatatatattcaatcaaAAGAAAGTTAGCCACAATAAGAAAGGCTCGTGTTATTTCCATCCCTATTTTAGCTCCAACCACCccaatttacattaaaataactACACTATTCCTTGCAATACTTCTTaccttttgtttcttcattaTCTTTTGTTTCAATTCTACCGTGCTCTTGACAAACAATAATTATTATGGTTAAATATGAGACCTACTCTTAATTTAAGACTAATgcttgtattctttttttttttctttttattggttttttcctttgctttctcatttgaaacaaaatttgttTACTTCTTCtctgaaaatattgtatttggTAGATAGTTAACTAATTATTatgtttctaattaaaaaaactaattattttgttaattatttctatgtttctttttttgttctaggaaaatattactaaaaaaataaccTAAGCACAAGTGAGGGGATAACCTTTGAATAAATTGTGTATAATGCATACATCAACCACAATGTTTAATTTGTGAGTAAATTCTTGtaaatttgtactaaaaatcAAAGTTGAAAAACTCACGACCATGAGAATACTCTAgggaaataaagtaaataatttatagataaaactaacattttttttactcTGCTATATGATTAGTACTTGCTTAGATTATAATaatgaagaataaatttaaaagaagacaACATAAACAAACGTTGAAATGTAATGAGTGTGGAAGAAGCGGCTAGGTTGAAAAAATTATGTGGAAGGAATGTGGACAagtgtgaaattgaaaaatgaaggaggaaaaaggTAATAAATGATTTTAGATTAAGAGTGGAGCCCGCAAGATATAATGTAATCAATTCAATGTGATAGAGAATGTCAGAAGTCAATAAAGTAACAGAAATAGCATGAGCATcaagaaattaccaaaaattggAGGCTCgaaatacttttctttttccttttccacttTTTTCTAATCCTAAGAAGTGCCATGTCAGCAACTCCATAAGCACGGTGTAGAATTGCCATGTGAttcaaatgaactcaattgataatttGTATAGATAGGTTGATAAAACCCAATAGACATAAGTTAAAATAATGGCCTCTGAAAAGTGGACTTATAAGTTGGGCTTTACAACAGAGCCCAGCTCAACCGATGCAGAAATCTATCAGCAATTTTCTTGTATCAGCGCCATTGAATCTTTAGCCTGATCTGACAAACACCCtttggaaaattgaagaagaagatgggagcAAATTCCTTTTTGGCGTTCAAGAACGGAGACAAACTGATCTGCTGCTGCTCATCCCCTTCTCTGCTGATGCTTTCTTGCCCATGAAGATTGGAGAACCAAACTCCCCGCTCTTGCTTCTCTCTCTGTGGCTAGAGCACCGAAAGTTGTCCGACATCTTGCACGTCCTGGTCCTCAAATGAGGGTACCCATCAGCCTTATAAAGCGATGGGTCGAAGATGGGGCTCTCCTTGTGGGCGCTGCCGAGGTGGGTCTTGCTTGCGCACGCggtgttcgatgaaatgttGATGGTTCGTTGCTTCAGCGCCGCGGCGGCTCTCAGGCATCTCTCTATCACTCTGGCTTCCTCTCTGAACCTCTCTCTGATGTCCTTGAATCCGGGGAAAATTCTCTGGGGTCTCCATCCATCCACGGGCTTCAAAGAATCGGAGCTCGGAGGCGGGACTCTCTGGCAGTCCCAGCACAGGTTCCTCCACCTATCCAGGTCGAAGGCTTTCCTCTTTGCATCATCAGATAGACATGAATACGCCTGaccccacaaaagaaaaaaatcgcaTATTTAGTTCATTGCTTGCTGTCCCACCTTAGCAATGAAGTGCTCGGGACTTTTCGAACACTCGACTAATCACTGCACAAGTTGAACTTAAGCATTGAGTGAGGAAGATGGGCACCCTCCCAGCTCGAGCAGCCTCTTTGGGTCAGTTTTAACGACCTTTTTGCGCTCTTTTCATGAGAGGTAGTGAAGTTGAATTGAAGTGAGCCCTGCCCTGAGCACTGTGACACCATTTCTGTCTGAGGTGAAGTTGGAATTCTTTTCAAGGGTGATCATAAATGTGATGACACCTAACTTAAATAACTATATGCAGATGTCTGTTGGTCGACATGTGAAAATTTTTAAGACCAAAACTCTGGCTGTCTTAATTCAATGTCGCTCTCTCTCCATGCCATCATCATGGTCACGAGGAAACCAAGACGCTGAGAAATGCGTCTGAGTCCTTTTAGTATAGTTCAAGGAACAAGGTTCAAATTCTACATCTTCAAGCAAATGGGTAGAAGGTCATGCATCTGTTGATTGTGTCCAGATGCCCTGCTCTGATAAAACCGTGACACGATtcactattttttctttctttttaacaatTAGAAGCAAACTGAATAGGTGTTCAGATTTTATGCATGTGTCCTaagttgaaatataaaaaaaacggGACAAAAGATAAAGAGAGGTTTATGTGAATTTTCTCTGCTTTGCAAAATGGGTTTTCTATTGTCACTTACCGACGTTAGAAGAAAGTTAAGGATAAAGTCAGTCACGAACATAAAATCgattgaatttaaatttgattaaagaaGTTACGATGAATGAATAAAAGTCACCGAGGCATATGCTGCCAAACTTTATGAAACAAGAAATTCTAATTAGTTATTTTAGTAacaataactttaaaaaaaaaattgctatttaTGTGGGTAGATCATTATTTTACTAATCATAGACTCCAGAGAACTTACGACCACCACCGAAGGGAAATTGCgcctctaaaaaaaaaaagcttcgaAATGATATTTTACGAACTACTACGGGAGTGAGGACATATACCTACGACAAAGAAAAGTCACGGCCCATTAGGTAATtccttaattaaaaaaagaaaattagatgaACTGCTACTACAACTACAAGCC harbors:
- the LOC104436866 gene encoding probable polygalacturonase is translated as LSGALLLLLALSNAVSTRGGDSDRQCEYKLALNLDPRPHSVSITEFGAVGDGKTLNTVAFQNAIFYLKSFADKGGAQLYVPPGRWLTGSFNLTSHLTLFLERGATVLASQDPSHWDIVEPLPSYGRGIETPGRRYRSLINAYGLRDVVITGDNGTIDGQGSFWWDLFTSHSLNYSRPHLVEFVEAKHVVVSNITFLNAPAYNIHPVYCSDVHIQNVSISASPESPQTVGIVPDSSDNVCIEDCSISMGYDSISLKSGWDEYGISYSRPTSHVYIRRAYLQSYSGAAIAFGSEMSGGISDVHVNHVSIYSSSSGVEFRTTRGRGGYIEDITVSDVDMDDVHIAFGAKGHFGSHPDENFDPNALPVLRYITLKNVVGRSITVAGNFTGISESPFTSISLSNISLSLNSGSVTSWICSDVSGSSSSVLPEPCPELAGSSSNSSSAGISSITAIGNSAAL
- the LOC104436881 gene encoding uncharacterized protein LOC104436881 — encoded protein: MDKLEGHKTMADAAKSRLVADICSVSGHAIPCSHMAGRGPPCIDWYRLLGVEENAELDTIRKQYHKLALQLHPDKNCHPKAECAFKLVSEAYSCLSDDAKRKAFDLDRWRNLCWDCQRVPPPSSDSLKPVDGWRPQRIFPGFKDIRERFREEARVIERCLRAAAALKQRTINISSNTACASKTHLGSAHKESPIFDPSLYKADGYPHLRTRTCKMSDNFRCSSHRERSKSGEFGSPIFMGKKASAEKGMSSSRSVCLRS